A single Gadus macrocephalus chromosome 22, ASM3116895v1 DNA region contains:
- the susd5 gene encoding protein starmaker produces the protein MLDRYNIHDIVLSFLVGCMACLSLASVNNADGRVFTLDLRGSASLRGLRGAERACVLQNARLASGAELRRAVLECSFSACTRGWLHDGTVGTTDCRNAGSSLTAMEVRTENFTDHTAQLNAFCIKDTGVPCGDPPSFPSTRLQGQAGFELGDELLYVCTPGYRMPSGNTAFSLLCDSCGEWYGLVQMCLRDESETHIDYEDRFSEGYGALDHHSDPGEVPAEREDPPVSEEMHPAVFQQQQDPTPFTAGRGGQQRRDQQGEEAWGGEERSLHGAEGVAGGGSQGAARGVRLGEDPEPGDVKGGVPLEQEQELVVRVGSDAASQATAAPVSKLSQKHMFWFPSEAFHEEGYPAPEDPGTQTPAADTDQSDESKEGHPDADADDHHDEVGDHDDHQDDREDSRQQEDHDDSRHSDHDDHDDHDDRENRDDGADEDVHDNSRQEEAQDEDLLDQHVKHYNPGQRDTVDRYSRYDDDVDPREHYDMGEHEDDQHAHVLRGGEREDADRDRDIVEEDGDDEDREREDLHEPGSHEEPEDPHELEEPEDHHEHEDHHEDEDHEEYDEHEEPEDHREHGDQDEHEEHEDHDDHDDHDDHVDHDDHDDHVDHDDHDDHVDHDDHDDHDDHEDHIDQEEPEEPEEPEEHPEESEEDLESETSEPNENNDSDADGDRYHDHDHTKEETAETDNEDEHDARDILEDHDEDHDEDEDDDIDPQLDLPLATEEPTTQEAAGRKPTTTTDKNWLDGYPVGPEEAERGGSTEEAGPSRETEEEEEPVVVVGGGATDVSSEAGPLPELPSDGPEPEQDRGGDAWPGPRPRQPTPPPGGHQSQDSISYPDHTEDPALALDAEHPSDHPYPEPRPGLPEGGEDADGTVSLEGEGGERAPVEGEMGEAVCTGEDCPPPPPPTSSSRGPIVAAVIVAICAVAMVAVMGAWLYRRRQQKNSMYQLNGKDHSQCNPEQQIEMQQKV, from the exons gacCACAGACTGTAGGAACGCTGGCAGCTCCCTGACGGCCATGGAGGTGAGGACCGAGAACTTCACCGACCACACGGCCCAGCTCAACGCCTTCTGTATCAAAGACACAG GTGTGCCGTGCGGtgaccccccctccttccccagcACCCGGCTCCAGGGCCAGGCGGGGTTCGAGCTGGGGGACGAGCTGCTGTACGTGTGCACCCCTGGCTATCGGATGCCCAGCGGGAACACGGCCTTCAGCCTGCTGTGCGACAGCTGCGGAGAGTGGTACGGCCTGGTGCAGATGTGTctcagag ACGAAAGTGAAACGCACATCGACTACGAAGACAGGTTCTCCGAAGGCTACGGTGCGCTGGACCACCACAGTGACCCCGGGGAGGTCCCGGCAGAGAGGGAGGACCCCCCGGTCTCGGAGGAGATGCACCCGGCGgtgttccagcagcagcaggatccCACCCCCTTCACGGCGGGGCGAGGAGGGCAGCAGCGCCGGGaccagcagggagaggaggcgtggggaggggaggaacgCTCCCTCCACGGGGCGGAGGGCGTGGCCGGCGGAGGGTCGCAGGGGGCCGCTCGAGGTGTCCGGCTGGGAGAGGACCCCGAGCCCGGGGACGTGAAGGGCGGTGTTCCtctggagcaggagcaggagcttGTGGTGCGGGTGGGGTCCGACGCGGCGTCGCAGGCAACGGCCGCGCCCGTCTCCAAGCTCTCCCAGAAGCACATGTTCTGGTTCCCGTCAGAGGCCTTCCACGAGGAGGGCTACCCTGCCCCGGAAGACCCCGGCACGCAGACCCCAGCGGCTGACACAGACCAATCAGACGAGAGCAAGGAGGGTCATCCCGATGCAGATGCTGACGATCACCACGATGAGGTCGGTGACCATGACGACCACCAGGACGACCGTGAAGACAGCCGCCAACAGGAGGATCATGACGACAGTCGCCATAGCGACCACGACGACCACGACGACCACGACGACCGTGAAAACCGCGACGATGGAGCAGATGAGGATGTCCATGACAACAGTCGCCAGGAGGAGGCCCAGGACGAGGACCTTCTGGATCAACACGTGAAGCATTACAATCCGGGCCAGCGCGACACCGTGGACCGGTACAGTCGCTACGACGACGACGTCGATCCCAGGGAGCACTACGACATGGGCGAACACGAGGACGACCAACACGCCCACGTCCTCCGTGGCGGCGAAAGAGAAGACGCTGACAGAGACCGTGACATTGTTGAGGAGGACGGCGACGATGAAGACCGGGAGAGGGAGGACCTCCATGAGCCCGGATCCCACGAAGAGCCCGAAGACCCCCATGAGCTTGAAGAGCCTGAAGACCACCACGAGCACGAAGACCACCATGAGGACGAAGACCACGAGGAATACGATGAGCATGAAGAGCCTGAAGACCACCGCGAGCACGGTGACCAGGATGAGCATGAAGAGCACGAAGACCACGATGACCACGATGACCACGATGACCACGTTGACCACGATGACCACGATGACCACGTTGACCACGATGACCACGATGACCACGTTGACCACGATGACCACGATGACCATGATGACCACGAGGACCACATTGACCAGGAAGAGCCTGAAGAGCCTGAAGAGCCTGAAGAGCACCCTGAGGAATCCGAGGAAGACTTGGAAAGCGAAACGAGCGAACCCAACGAGAACAACGACAGTGACGCCGATGGCGACCGCTACCACGACCATGACCACACTAAGGAGGAGACTGCTGAGACCGATAACGAAGACGAGCACGATGCCCGCGACATCCTCGAGGACCACGATGAAGAccacgatgaggatgaggatgacgaCATCGATCCTCAGCTGGACCTCCCTCTTGCCACAGAGGAACCCACAACCCAGGAAGCGGCAGGGAGAAAGCCGACGACCACCACGGACAAGAACTGGCTGGACGGCTACCCCGTCGGGCCCGAAGAGGCCGAGAGGGGCGGCTCCACAGAGGAGGCAGGGCCGTCccgagagacagaggaggaggaggaaccggTCGTTGTGGTCGGCGGCGGAGCGACAGACGTGTCCAGCGAGGCGGGCCCCCTCCCGGAGCTCCCCTCCGACGGACCCGAGCCGGAGCAGGACCGGGGGGGAGACGCCTGGCCCGGCCCCCGTCCCCGCcagcccacccctccccccggcGGCCACCAGTCCCAGGACTCCATCTCATACCCGGACCACACCGAGGACCCCGCCCTCGCCTTGGACGCGGAACACCCCTCGGATCACCCGTACCCGGAGCCCCGCCCGGGCCTCCCGGAGGGCGGCGAGGACGCGGACGGCACGGTGtcgctggagggggagggcggggagagggccccggtggagggggagatgggggaggccgTGTGCACCGGGGAGGactgccctccccctcctccgcccacCTCGTCCAGCCGGGGTCCCATCGTGGCTGCCGTCATCGTGGCGATCTGCGCGGTCGCCATGGTAGCCGTTATGGGGGCGTGGCTGTACCGCCGGCGGCAGCAGAAGAACTCCATGTACCAGTTGAACGGCAAGGACCACAGCCAGTGCAATCCGGAGCAGCAGATCGAGATGCAGCAGAAGGTGTAG